From Kineosporia succinea, the proteins below share one genomic window:
- a CDS encoding DeoR/GlpR family DNA-binding transcription regulator yields MTALEPDERQRHLPAGRKAQLAAYVSEAGQVTVGELAERFGVSSDTIRRDLDQLSGDGVLVRTYGGAVSQSTMSPVDSTLDVRLKLQQDEKDAIAALAVGLIEDGFTIMLNGGTTTLAVARALRNHRDLTVATNSLPIPPAIPESALRGVYLVGGAVRLLTQTTVGSVSFRTAGGNELQVSCDLALIAVGAVSADAGYTTSNLAEAEMMREMCARSARVAILADSSKFGRRLFAQISALGQADYLITDAPPPADLREALEAAGVEILTPQSLSR; encoded by the coding sequence GTGACAGCACTGGAACCCGACGAGAGGCAGCGACACCTCCCGGCCGGCCGCAAGGCGCAACTCGCCGCCTACGTGTCCGAGGCCGGGCAGGTCACCGTCGGCGAGCTCGCCGAGCGCTTCGGCGTCTCCAGCGACACCATCCGCCGTGACCTCGACCAGCTCAGCGGCGACGGCGTCCTGGTGCGCACCTACGGCGGGGCCGTCAGCCAGTCGACCATGTCGCCCGTCGACAGCACCCTCGACGTGCGGCTGAAACTGCAGCAGGACGAGAAGGACGCGATCGCCGCCCTGGCCGTCGGCCTGATCGAAGACGGCTTCACCATCATGCTCAACGGCGGCACCACCACGCTGGCCGTGGCCCGCGCGCTGCGCAACCACCGCGACCTGACCGTGGCCACCAACAGCCTGCCCATCCCCCCGGCCATCCCCGAAAGCGCGCTGCGGGGCGTCTATCTGGTCGGCGGCGCGGTGCGGCTGCTCACCCAGACCACCGTCGGGTCGGTCAGCTTCCGCACCGCCGGCGGCAACGAGCTGCAGGTCAGCTGCGACCTGGCGCTCATCGCGGTGGGCGCGGTCTCGGCCGACGCCGGCTACACCACGAGCAACCTGGCCGAGGCCGAGATGATGCGCGAGATGTGCGCGCGCTCGGCCCGCGTGGCGATCCTGGCCGACTCCAGCAAGTTCGGGCGGCGGCTGTTCGCCCAGATCAGCGCCCTGGGCCAGGCCGACTACCTGATCACCGACGCCCCGCCCCCGGCCGACCTGCGCGAGGCACTGGAGGCGGCCGGGGTCGAGATCCTGACTCCTCAGAGCCTTTCGAGGTAA
- a CDS encoding TNT domain-containing protein: MHRTNSLLARLRHASIGLLAAGIVLGAGPGTAATATAATARPAVTSVAASAASAANAGSVHTLTSVSARTAAAVHLAAKPRIADCSADFADGDRRLGPATLPNTGRVGHELKGYHRTGSLSASAFLAQYYDSAANSWIYPPQNGYELRPDGSPIVWRRTLRVGRELDRFGSEYGGFLSPAGTPYAERAIPPSNLAGTPAPGCNYRRYRVVRAFDVAAGPIAPWFAQRGDGWQYQLAGAFVTGAPAQLNVLWLVEAGYLERL; this comes from the coding sequence ATGCATCGTACGAACAGCCTTCTCGCGCGCCTGCGGCACGCCTCGATCGGGCTGCTCGCGGCCGGGATCGTCCTCGGGGCCGGCCCGGGAACGGCGGCCACGGCCACCGCGGCCACCGCACGCCCGGCCGTCACCTCCGTCGCGGCGAGCGCGGCGAGCGCGGCGAACGCGGGCTCCGTCCACACGCTGACGTCGGTCTCCGCCCGTACCGCAGCTGCGGTACACCTCGCCGCCAAGCCCCGGATCGCCGACTGCTCGGCCGATTTCGCCGACGGTGACCGCCGCCTGGGCCCGGCGACGCTGCCGAACACCGGCCGCGTCGGCCACGAGCTGAAGGGCTACCACCGCACCGGTTCGCTGAGCGCGTCCGCCTTCCTGGCGCAGTACTACGACTCCGCCGCGAACAGCTGGATCTACCCGCCGCAGAACGGGTACGAGCTGCGACCCGACGGATCGCCGATCGTCTGGCGCCGCACCCTGCGGGTGGGCCGTGAACTCGATCGCTTCGGCAGCGAGTACGGCGGCTTCCTGAGCCCGGCGGGCACCCCGTACGCCGAGCGCGCCATCCCGCCGTCGAACCTGGCCGGTACCCCGGCGCCGGGCTGCAACTACCGCCGCTACCGGGTGGTGCGGGCCTTCGACGTGGCCGCCGGCCCGATCGCTCCGTGGTTCGCCCAGCGCGGTGACGGCTGGCAGTACCAGCTGGCCGGGGCCTTCGTGACGGGCGCCCCGGCCCAGCTGAACGTGCTCTGGCTGGTGGAGGCCGGTTACCTCGAAAGGCTCTGA